A window from Micromonospora terminaliae encodes these proteins:
- a CDS encoding DUF3140 domain-containing protein: MVREARLDPEVEVIWDDFHAEVNVPSEQLRQWLLTRGSGEEAFGPNPDLDLPEPGRRILQVLTKRKVDLTPEDIEVMRDAIDRIRELSAAKPSRGNADDEWRHSLLDLGHDVLIER, from the coding sequence ATGGTACGCGAGGCGCGACTCGATCCGGAGGTCGAGGTGATCTGGGACGACTTCCACGCCGAGGTGAACGTCCCCTCCGAGCAGCTGCGACAGTGGCTGCTCACCCGCGGCTCGGGGGAGGAGGCGTTCGGCCCGAACCCGGACCTCGACCTGCCCGAGCCCGGGCGGCGGATCCTCCAGGTGCTCACGAAGCGCAAGGTGGACCTCACCCCGGAGGACATCGAGGTGATGCGGGACGCCATCGACCGGATCCGGGAGCTCAGCGCCGCCAAGCCGAGCCGGGGCAACGCCGACGACGAGTGGCGGCACTCCCTGCTCGACCTGGGCCACGACGTCCTCATCGAACGCTGA
- a CDS encoding hemerythrin domain-containing protein: MTVPLPPLPPTADDAYRPGGRSLADLVDREHRALLGLAAQVTDAGLEPARRREVLDVLTAAVSRHLSAEEQYLFPAARAAVPESAELVDREIEADAALLAALKGLSGADDPAVADVAERVRRHVSRVAALVTPLREVASDAELIRLGNRWEIAEEAAPTRPHPGTPATPPWNKIVEPAVGVLDKVRDVVTGRRTRLADLERPRD, encoded by the coding sequence ATGACCGTCCCCCTGCCGCCGTTGCCGCCCACCGCCGACGACGCGTACCGGCCGGGCGGCCGGAGCCTGGCCGACCTCGTGGACCGGGAGCACCGGGCGCTGCTCGGGCTGGCCGCGCAGGTGACCGACGCGGGCCTGGAACCGGCACGCCGCCGCGAGGTGCTGGACGTGCTCACGGCCGCGGTGTCCCGGCACCTCTCCGCCGAGGAGCAGTACCTCTTCCCGGCCGCTCGGGCCGCGGTCCCGGAGAGCGCCGAACTGGTGGACCGGGAGATCGAGGCCGACGCCGCCCTGCTGGCTGCGCTGAAGGGACTGTCCGGAGCGGACGACCCGGCGGTGGCCGACGTCGCCGAGCGGGTACGCCGGCACGTGAGCCGGGTCGCCGCGCTGGTGACCCCGCTGCGCGAGGTGGCCAGCGACGCCGAGTTGATCCGGCTGGGCAACCGCTGGGAGATCGCCGAGGAGGCCGCGCCCACCCGCCCGCACCCGGGGACCCCGGCCACCCCGCCGTGGAACAAGATCGTCGAGCCGGCGGTGGGTGTGCTGGACAAGGTGCGCGACGTGGTCACCGGGCGGCGGACCCGCCTCGCGGACCTGGAGCGCCCCCGCGACTGA
- a CDS encoding ATP-dependent Clp protease ATP-binding subunit: MGPGDFGNDPWDEFLARYFGRGEGGRRPAHRVDITRLMTADAREMLADAARRAAQKHSNDLDTDHLLWAALQREPLRDLVRRAGADPDALVNALGGRGDGAPRGEVPPNLSLTPAAKRALLDAHQLSRAMGANYIGPEHILMALPLNPESPAGRMLAAGRIQPESLQAANAERGPMTGPKPDRGTPTLDQYGQDLTDLARMDQIDPVIGRADEIEQAVEILSRRTKNNPVLIGEAGVGKTAIVEGLAERICDGDVPQTLIGKRVIQLDLAGLVAGTRYRGDFEERLKKVIDEIRAHREELIIFLDEIHTLVGAGGAGSEGGMDASNMLKPALARGELRVIGATTLDEYRKSIEKDAALARRFQPVLVPEPSVEDTVSILRGLRDRYEAHHQVRFTDEALVAAAELSDRYVTDRYLPDKAIDLIDQAGARVRLRTRTPAADVRDLEQQLDEVRRDKEQAVSDEQYERASTLRDRIAELEDQVRRARGDEGPSHVPEVGPREIAEVVSRATGIPVNQLTEEERDRLLRLEGHLHEKVVGQDEAVSAVAEAVRRSRTGLADPDRPMGSFLFLGPTGVGKTELARALAEALFGEADRMVRVDMSEFQERHTVSRLVGAPPGYVGYEEAGQLTEAVRRRPYAVVLLDEIEKAHPDVFNILLQVLDDGRLTDSQGRTVNFKNTVLIMTSNLGSELITGTQRTVGFGAGEPGEQETSELRERLMRRLQENFRPEFINRIDEVIIFQRLEAEQLRQITGLLLEETRRRLHAQDIQVDFTTAGVDWLAEHGYQPEFGARPLRRVIQREVDNRLSRMLLENQISPGQRITVDAREGQLAFDVTAGDRGYTTAATSHPR, encoded by the coding sequence ATGGGACCCGGTGACTTCGGCAACGACCCGTGGGACGAGTTCCTGGCCCGGTACTTCGGGCGGGGCGAGGGGGGACGCCGGCCGGCGCACCGGGTCGACATCACCCGCCTCATGACCGCGGACGCGCGGGAGATGCTGGCCGACGCGGCCCGCCGCGCGGCGCAGAAGCACAGCAACGACCTGGACACCGACCACCTGTTGTGGGCGGCGTTGCAGCGCGAGCCGCTGCGGGACCTGGTCCGGCGGGCCGGCGCCGACCCGGACGCGCTGGTCAACGCCCTCGGCGGGCGCGGCGACGGCGCGCCCCGGGGTGAGGTCCCGCCCAACCTGTCGCTCACCCCGGCGGCCAAGCGGGCCCTGCTCGACGCGCACCAGCTCTCCCGGGCCATGGGCGCCAACTACATCGGTCCTGAGCACATCCTCATGGCCCTGCCGCTCAACCCCGAGTCGCCGGCCGGCCGGATGCTCGCCGCCGGGCGGATCCAGCCCGAGTCGCTCCAGGCGGCCAACGCCGAGCGCGGTCCCATGACCGGCCCGAAGCCCGACCGCGGCACCCCCACCCTCGACCAGTACGGCCAGGACCTCACCGATCTGGCCCGGATGGACCAGATCGACCCGGTGATCGGCCGGGCCGACGAGATCGAGCAGGCCGTGGAGATCCTGTCCCGGCGCACCAAGAACAACCCGGTGCTCATCGGCGAGGCCGGTGTGGGCAAGACCGCCATCGTGGAGGGGCTCGCCGAGCGGATCTGCGACGGCGACGTGCCGCAGACCCTGATCGGCAAGCGGGTCATCCAGCTCGACCTGGCCGGCCTGGTCGCGGGCACCCGCTACCGGGGCGACTTCGAGGAACGGCTCAAGAAGGTGATCGACGAGATCCGTGCGCACCGCGAGGAGCTGATCATCTTCCTGGACGAGATCCACACCCTGGTCGGCGCGGGCGGCGCCGGCAGCGAGGGCGGCATGGACGCGTCCAACATGCTCAAGCCCGCCCTGGCCCGCGGCGAGCTGCGGGTGATCGGCGCGACCACGCTGGACGAGTACCGCAAGAGCATCGAGAAGGACGCGGCCCTGGCCCGCCGGTTCCAGCCGGTGCTGGTTCCCGAGCCCAGTGTCGAGGACACCGTGTCCATCCTGCGCGGCCTGCGCGACCGGTACGAGGCCCACCACCAGGTCCGGTTCACCGACGAGGCGCTGGTCGCCGCCGCCGAGCTGTCCGACCGGTACGTCACCGACCGGTACCTGCCGGACAAGGCCATCGACCTCATCGACCAGGCCGGCGCCCGCGTGCGGCTGCGCACCCGCACGCCCGCCGCCGACGTGCGCGACCTGGAGCAGCAGCTCGACGAGGTACGCCGGGACAAGGAGCAGGCCGTCTCCGACGAGCAGTACGAGCGGGCGTCCACCCTGCGCGACCGGATCGCCGAACTGGAGGACCAGGTCCGCCGCGCCCGCGGCGACGAGGGCCCCAGCCACGTGCCCGAGGTCGGGCCGCGGGAGATCGCCGAGGTGGTCTCCCGGGCCACCGGCATCCCGGTCAACCAGCTCACCGAGGAGGAACGGGACCGGCTGCTGCGCCTGGAGGGGCACCTGCACGAGAAGGTCGTGGGCCAGGACGAGGCGGTCAGCGCGGTGGCCGAGGCGGTCCGCCGCTCGCGTACCGGGCTGGCCGACCCCGACCGGCCCATGGGCAGCTTCCTCTTCCTCGGCCCCACCGGCGTCGGCAAGACCGAGCTGGCCCGGGCGCTCGCCGAGGCGCTGTTCGGCGAGGCCGACCGGATGGTCCGGGTGGACATGAGCGAGTTCCAGGAGCGGCACACGGTCAGCCGCCTGGTCGGCGCGCCCCCCGGGTACGTCGGCTACGAGGAGGCCGGACAGCTCACCGAGGCGGTCCGCCGCCGCCCGTACGCAGTGGTGCTGCTCGACGAGATCGAGAAGGCCCACCCGGACGTGTTCAACATCCTGCTCCAGGTGCTCGACGACGGCCGGCTCACCGACAGCCAGGGCCGTACGGTGAACTTCAAGAACACCGTACTGATCATGACGAGCAACCTCGGTTCGGAGCTGATCACCGGTACCCAGCGCACCGTCGGCTTCGGCGCCGGTGAGCCCGGCGAGCAGGAGACCAGCGAACTGCGCGAGCGCCTCATGCGCCGCCTGCAGGAGAACTTCCGGCCCGAGTTCATCAACCGCATCGACGAGGTGATCATCTTCCAGCGGCTGGAGGCCGAGCAGCTGCGCCAGATCACCGGGCTGCTGCTGGAGGAGACCCGCCGCCGGCTGCACGCCCAGGACATCCAGGTCGACTTCACCACCGCCGGCGTGGACTGGCTGGCCGAACACGGCTACCAGCCCGAGTTCGGCGCCCGGCCGCTGCGCCGGGTCATCCAGCGCGAGGTCGACAACCGGCTGTCCCGGATGCTGCTGGAGAACCAGATCTCGCCCGGGCAGCGGATCACCGTCGACGCGCGGGAGGGTCAGCTTGCCTTCGACGTGACCGCCGGCGACCGCGGCTACACCACCGCGGCGACGTCCCATCCGCGATGA
- a CDS encoding LysR family transcriptional regulator, giving the protein MNLELRHLRVVCAIAETGSVTKAASTLGLAQPALTAQLQRIERALGGPLFERDRRGARPTALGELVLDRARVLLPAMKGLQDEAARLAGAGDPLSRYRFGGVNSPILGRLVHRLAAERPEVQITTYASWSVDELAQLVAGGRLDFALTGVCGDATPSAESGLSWREVAVDPVFVLLPQTHPMAGRDEVRLVDLRREQWVAAPGDGCFGDCFAAACARAGFTPRKVYEADVRGCLDLVDAGEAVALCQATFRPVAGLVTRRLAGTPLRWRLLLGWHPDAPAARVAEPVLETAVAAYTDALANHPDYLAWLLAHPDFGVQPTTAGGVRTA; this is encoded by the coding sequence ATGAATCTGGAGCTGCGACACCTGCGGGTGGTCTGCGCGATCGCGGAGACGGGGAGCGTCACCAAGGCGGCCTCGACGCTCGGCCTGGCCCAGCCGGCGCTGACCGCCCAGCTCCAGCGCATCGAGCGGGCCCTGGGCGGGCCGCTGTTCGAGCGGGACCGCCGGGGCGCCCGGCCCACCGCCCTGGGCGAGCTGGTCCTCGACCGGGCCCGGGTGCTGCTGCCGGCCATGAAGGGCCTGCAGGACGAGGCGGCGCGGCTGGCCGGTGCGGGCGACCCGCTGAGCCGGTACCGGTTCGGCGGGGTGAACAGCCCGATCCTCGGCCGGCTGGTGCACCGGCTCGCCGCCGAGCGCCCCGAGGTGCAGATCACCACGTACGCGTCGTGGTCGGTGGACGAGCTGGCGCAGCTGGTGGCGGGCGGGCGGCTGGACTTCGCCCTCACCGGGGTGTGCGGCGACGCCACCCCGTCGGCGGAGTCCGGGCTGAGCTGGCGGGAGGTGGCCGTCGACCCGGTCTTCGTGCTGCTGCCGCAGACCCACCCGATGGCCGGCCGGGACGAGGTGCGCCTCGTCGACCTGCGCCGCGAACAGTGGGTGGCCGCGCCCGGGGACGGCTGCTTCGGCGACTGCTTCGCGGCGGCCTGCGCCCGCGCCGGCTTCACGCCCCGCAAGGTCTACGAGGCCGACGTGCGGGGCTGCCTCGACCTCGTCGACGCGGGCGAGGCGGTGGCGCTGTGCCAGGCCACGTTCCGCCCGGTGGCCGGCCTGGTGACCCGCCGGCTCGCCGGGACGCCGCTGCGCTGGCGGCTGCTGCTCGGCTGGCACCCGGACGCCCCGGCGGCCCGGGTCGCCGAGCCGGTGCTGGAGACGGCGGTGGCGGCGTACACCGACGCGCTGGCGAACCACCCGGACTATCTGGCCTGGCTGCTGGCGCACCCGGACTTCGGCGTGCAGCCGACCACGGCGGGCGGGGTGCGAACCGCCTGA